The following are from one region of the Chloroflexia bacterium SDU3-3 genome:
- a CDS encoding GPW/gp25 family protein: MDHADLYGRGIGFPPRIAPDGQLVWSTGELNVRESIAIILRTRPGERLLRPDFGCGLDRYLYEPNNVATLRLIQEEIKQAITRWEPRVSLDDIRVATSAEDERAVEITIVYTLIATQRRERMGLTLALQV; the protein is encoded by the coding sequence ATGGACCATGCAGATCTCTATGGGCGCGGGATCGGCTTCCCGCCACGGATCGCGCCGGATGGCCAGCTGGTCTGGTCGACGGGCGAGCTGAACGTGCGCGAGTCGATCGCGATCATCCTGCGCACCCGGCCTGGCGAGCGCCTGCTGCGGCCCGACTTTGGCTGCGGGCTTGACCGCTACCTCTACGAGCCGAACAACGTCGCGACCCTGCGGCTCATCCAGGAGGAGATCAAGCAGGCGATCACCCGCTGGGAGCCGCGCGTCAGCCTCGACGACATCCGCGTGGCCACCAGCGCCGAGGATGAGCGCGCCGTAGAGATAACGATTGTGTACACGCTGATCGCCACCCAGCGCCGCGAGCGGATGGGGCTGACGCTGGCGCTACAGGTATAG
- a CDS encoding putative baseplate assembly protein: MPLQVPQLDDRSFEQLVAEARARIPVHTPEWTNFNESDPGITIVELFAFMTENLLYRSNRIPELNHKKFLTLLGIGLRAAAPGQGLIAVRNERGPLAALPLDVGLEVRAGRVPFRTRTAVCVLPVEARCFYKRPHAPSDDEKARYQLLYEPFLGESGQPADYSDLTFYRTTPLDQPEIGKPLPAVELADSLAGTIDRSLWVALLAPEGRLGTEVQAALAGQILTLGIAPDPSGAARELRPFSYAPKAIPDPGLVFELLVPDAAAASEYVPASYRRLDVVYAENVLDAPGVVQLQLPGYAEIARYSPQNLNFDPVEEGTGDYPPLIEDASVAARVAAWLRVRLPDVAASEAAATSAQQARITWVGTNAARVIQALPVVNERLGVGTGTPDQSFRLANIPLVVKPQDTASSAPPEASLVVEIQGQDGAWRTWAQIDDLFAAGREDAVYMVDPESGIIRFGDGLRGLRPPLGAGIRASYEYGGGPEGNVAIGAISKSPGIPAGFAIGNPLATWGADSGESVAEGERSIPRYLRHRDRLVTAEDFRDVVRRTPGVDVGRVEVLPLFNPNAFTPDTPQQFPGTVTVLAIPCYDQGQPSAPRADKLFLDAICRWIDPRRLITTEIYVRGPAYIPIWVTVGVQFAAGRMRELVRRDIQQALRDFLSPLVGGPPVEDAPPVCGHADAGPCAQRGAGWPLGLEVRQQDLEATMTRVPGVRYVTGVRMAAQPPGGPLANDVQRVAIAGLQLPYMVALSVTEGAPEDPASLLGLRPAPTGKIFPVPVLPRKC, encoded by the coding sequence ATGCCACTACAGGTGCCACAGCTAGATGACCGCAGCTTCGAGCAGCTTGTCGCCGAGGCGCGCGCCCGCATCCCGGTGCACACGCCCGAGTGGACCAACTTCAACGAGAGCGACCCGGGCATCACCATCGTCGAGCTATTCGCGTTCATGACCGAGAACCTGCTCTACCGCAGCAACCGCATCCCCGAGCTGAACCACAAGAAGTTCCTCACCCTGCTGGGGATCGGGCTGCGGGCCGCCGCGCCGGGGCAGGGCCTGATCGCGGTGCGCAACGAGCGCGGCCCGCTGGCGGCGCTGCCGCTGGATGTGGGGCTAGAGGTGCGGGCGGGCCGCGTGCCGTTTCGCACCCGCACGGCGGTGTGCGTGCTGCCCGTGGAGGCGCGCTGCTTCTACAAGCGCCCGCACGCGCCTAGCGACGACGAGAAAGCCCGCTACCAGCTGCTCTACGAGCCGTTCCTGGGCGAGTCGGGCCAGCCCGCCGACTATAGCGACCTCACGTTCTACCGCACCACGCCGCTCGATCAGCCCGAGATCGGCAAGCCGCTGCCCGCCGTCGAGCTGGCCGACAGCCTGGCGGGCACCATCGACCGCTCGCTGTGGGTGGCGCTGCTCGCGCCCGAGGGGCGGCTGGGCACCGAGGTGCAGGCCGCGCTGGCCGGACAGATCCTCACGCTGGGCATCGCGCCCGACCCCAGCGGCGCGGCCCGCGAGCTGCGGCCCTTCAGCTACGCGCCCAAGGCCATACCCGACCCTGGGCTGGTGTTCGAGCTGCTGGTGCCCGACGCCGCTGCGGCCAGCGAGTACGTGCCCGCCAGCTACCGCAGGCTTGATGTGGTGTATGCCGAGAACGTGCTGGATGCGCCCGGCGTGGTGCAGCTGCAGCTGCCCGGCTACGCCGAGATCGCCCGCTACAGCCCGCAGAACCTGAACTTCGACCCGGTGGAGGAGGGCACCGGCGACTACCCGCCCCTGATCGAGGATGCCAGCGTCGCTGCGCGGGTGGCCGCCTGGCTGCGCGTGCGCCTGCCCGACGTGGCGGCCAGCGAGGCGGCGGCCACATCGGCCCAGCAGGCCCGCATCACCTGGGTGGGCACCAACGCCGCGCGGGTCATCCAGGCACTGCCGGTGGTGAACGAGCGACTTGGCGTGGGCACCGGCACGCCCGATCAGAGCTTCCGCCTGGCCAACATACCGCTGGTGGTGAAGCCCCAGGACACGGCCAGCAGTGCGCCGCCCGAGGCCAGCCTGGTGGTCGAGATCCAGGGCCAGGATGGCGCGTGGCGCACATGGGCCCAGATCGACGACCTATTTGCGGCGGGCCGCGAGGACGCGGTGTACATGGTCGACCCCGAGTCGGGGATCATCCGCTTCGGCGATGGCCTGCGCGGCCTGCGCCCGCCGCTGGGGGCGGGCATCCGCGCCAGCTACGAGTACGGCGGCGGGCCGGAGGGCAACGTGGCGATCGGGGCGATCAGCAAAAGCCCCGGCATCCCGGCGGGCTTCGCGATCGGCAACCCGCTGGCCACATGGGGTGCCGACTCGGGCGAGAGCGTGGCCGAGGGCGAGCGCAGCATCCCGCGCTACCTGCGCCACCGCGACCGGCTGGTCACCGCCGAGGACTTCCGCGATGTGGTGCGCCGCACGCCGGGCGTGGATGTGGGCCGCGTCGAGGTGCTGCCGCTGTTCAACCCCAACGCGTTCACGCCCGACACGCCGCAGCAGTTCCCCGGCACCGTCACGGTGCTGGCCATCCCCTGCTACGACCAGGGCCAGCCCAGCGCGCCGCGCGCCGACAAGCTGTTTCTCGATGCGATCTGCCGCTGGATCGACCCGCGCCGCCTGATCACCACCGAGATCTACGTGCGCGGGCCAGCCTACATCCCGATCTGGGTCACGGTGGGCGTGCAGTTTGCCGCAGGCCGCATGCGCGAGCTGGTGCGCCGGGATATCCAGCAGGCCCTGCGCGACTTCCTCTCGCCGCTGGTGGGCGGACCGCCGGTGGAGGATGCCCCGCCGGTGTGCGGGCACGCCGACGCTGGCCCCTGCGCCCAGCGCGGTGCTGGCTGGCCGCTGGGGCTGGAGGTGCGCCAGCAGGATCTGGAGGCCACGATGACACGCGTGCCCGGTGTGCGCTATGTGACCGGGGTGCGGATGGCGGCCCAGCCGCCCGGCGGCCCGCTGGCCAACGACGTGCAGCGCGTGGCGATCGCCGGGCTGCAGCTGCCCTACATGGTGGCGCTGAGCGTCACCGAGGGCGCGCCCGAAGACCCCGCCAGCCTGCTGGGCCTGCGCCCCGCGCCGACCGGCAAGATCTTTCCTGTGCCCGTGCTGCCGCGCAAGTGCTAG
- a CDS encoding ATP-binding protein: MSERFSEAREILIEPAAPSGPDGHFRLWMYRAISRMLANLRAIDDANALESFPFLAQYESALASIMPPALGPEDGDLWWQQQIAAYEQGERCQLPLRNLAEALSLDDEERLLLLAVGLIEEDVRFGSLFTALQPTSHIRRPSIGMLGWLLATPGALARDLWPASRTLIDHGLLSVANRDSPRAEWALQVPLPLWDALRGQPGSQAAVGVASHPASQFPDLADMVLPPALHQQVFRLPALLAQGQVGALALRGMRGSGRRTLAGSVARAIGRDLLVCESAAPDSAAWQLIGPLASIAGALPLLRCDPGPGVALDLPLLPGYRGPVALTLGAGGGICGLLVAQSLGLSLPMPDAAARRSFWVRTALPMPETTLDELSQRFLLNGGHIARAAPLARAYATLAGRTSVDLPDVQQAARTLNRQELETLATALEPIAGLDAVVAASSASDDLRALLARCRARELLCDTAGPAFASSLNRGVRAMFTGPSGTGKTLAARALAGALQMDLYRVDLAAVVNKYIGETERNLNMVLSRAEELDVLLLLDEGDALMAARTDVRSANDRYANLETNYLLQRLESYQGIVIITTNASSRIDQAFLRRLDATIEFAPPEASERAAIWRLHLPAQHALSAALLGEVAVRCALTGGQIRNAALHATLLAIGEGAPLGDAHLEAGLLREYRKAGAAYPLRGASAQAKQLGRLQQFAGDLG, from the coding sequence ATGAGCGAACGGTTTAGCGAAGCTCGCGAGATCCTGATCGAGCCAGCCGCGCCCAGTGGGCCAGATGGCCATTTCCGCCTGTGGATGTACCGCGCGATCAGCCGCATGCTCGCCAATCTGCGCGCCATCGACGACGCAAACGCCTTGGAGAGCTTCCCTTTTCTGGCGCAGTACGAGTCAGCGCTGGCCAGCATCATGCCGCCCGCGCTCGGCCCCGAGGATGGCGACCTGTGGTGGCAGCAGCAGATCGCAGCCTACGAGCAGGGCGAGCGGTGCCAGCTGCCGCTGCGCAACCTCGCCGAGGCGCTCAGTCTGGATGATGAGGAGCGCCTGCTGCTGCTAGCTGTCGGACTGATCGAGGAGGACGTGCGATTCGGCTCGCTGTTCACTGCGCTCCAGCCGACCAGCCACATCCGGCGGCCATCGATAGGCATGCTTGGCTGGCTGCTGGCCACACCTGGCGCTCTCGCCCGCGACCTATGGCCAGCCAGCCGCACGCTGATCGACCACGGACTGCTGAGCGTGGCCAACCGCGACAGCCCGCGCGCCGAGTGGGCGCTGCAGGTGCCGCTGCCGCTCTGGGATGCGCTGCGCGGCCAGCCGGGCAGCCAGGCCGCCGTAGGCGTCGCCAGCCACCCTGCCAGCCAGTTCCCCGACCTGGCCGACATGGTGCTGCCCCCGGCCCTCCACCAGCAGGTCTTCCGCCTGCCCGCGCTGCTGGCCCAGGGGCAGGTGGGCGCGCTGGCCCTGCGCGGCATGCGCGGCAGCGGGCGGCGCACCCTGGCCGGGTCGGTGGCGCGGGCGATCGGGCGCGACCTGCTGGTGTGCGAGAGCGCCGCGCCAGACAGCGCGGCCTGGCAGCTGATCGGGCCGCTGGCTAGCATCGCCGGTGCGCTGCCGCTGCTGCGCTGCGACCCCGGCCCAGGCGTGGCGCTCGATCTGCCGCTGCTGCCCGGCTACCGTGGGCCGGTGGCGCTCACCCTCGGCGCGGGCGGCGGCATCTGCGGGCTGCTGGTCGCCCAGAGCCTAGGCCTCAGCCTGCCCATGCCGGATGCCGCTGCCCGCCGCAGCTTCTGGGTGCGCACCGCCCTACCCATGCCGGAAACCACGCTCGACGAGCTCTCTCAGCGCTTCCTGCTCAACGGCGGGCATATCGCCCGCGCCGCGCCGCTGGCCCGCGCCTACGCCACGCTGGCTGGCCGCACATCCGTCGACCTGCCCGACGTGCAGCAGGCCGCGCGCACGCTCAACCGCCAGGAGCTAGAGACCCTGGCCACCGCCCTTGAGCCGATAGCGGGGCTGGATGCGGTGGTGGCCGCCAGCAGCGCCAGCGACGACCTGCGCGCGCTGCTGGCGCGCTGCCGCGCCCGCGAGCTGCTGTGCGACACCGCCGGGCCAGCCTTCGCCAGCAGCCTCAACCGCGGCGTGCGCGCCATGTTCACCGGCCCCAGCGGCACCGGCAAGACCCTGGCGGCGCGGGCGCTGGCGGGCGCGCTGCAGATGGATCTCTACCGCGTCGACCTGGCTGCAGTGGTAAACAAGTACATCGGCGAGACCGAGCGCAACCTCAACATGGTGCTGAGCCGGGCCGAGGAGCTGGATGTGCTGCTGCTGCTCGACGAGGGCGACGCCCTGATGGCCGCGCGCACCGATGTGCGCAGCGCCAACGACCGCTACGCCAACCTGGAGACCAACTATCTGCTGCAGCGGCTGGAGAGCTACCAGGGCATCGTGATCATCACCACCAATGCCAGCAGCCGGATCGACCAGGCCTTCCTGCGCCGCCTAGATGCCACCATCGAGTTCGCCCCGCCCGAGGCCAGCGAGCGCGCCGCGATCTGGCGGCTGCACCTGCCAGCGCAGCACGCCCTGAGCGCCGCACTGCTGGGCGAGGTGGCGGTGCGCTGCGCGCTCACCGGCGGCCAGATCCGCAACGCCGCCCTGCACGCAACCCTGCTCGCCATCGGCGAGGGCGCGCCGCTGGGGGATGCCCACCTTGAGGCCGGGCTGCTGCGCGAGTATCGCAAGGCGGGCGCGGCCTACCCGCTGCGCGGCGCGAGCGCGCAGGCCAAGCAGCTTGGGCGGCTGCAGCAGTTCGCTGGCGATCTGGGATAA